One Hugenholtzia roseola DSM 9546 genomic window carries:
- a CDS encoding BsaWI family type II restriction enzyme, with amino-acid sequence MLETNQKVFEDVEGRYYFAPIRQNFEKKVKELGAEKAISYLTEIMQSSTAEVEKIIQKRIKSGEISDASQTRKAVAGNGFQGLVAYALIYLQNEGLINKDLVITLKPKKHELIEDYATIQVGDDVQKPDVDLMVYHSKKLEKAPVLIFSMKTSLRERAGQTYKWKLLMDIATSKDCMQIKQKYNLSFEVKADFRVGFITTNFYDEITQPQQIGMLNFFDFVYLTKSGKFKSPINEFSKIVSDLKTLYK; translated from the coding sequence ATGCTTGAAACCAATCAAAAAGTATTTGAAGACGTAGAAGGACGTTACTATTTTGCCCCTATCAGACAGAACTTTGAGAAAAAAGTAAAAGAACTTGGGGCAGAAAAGGCTATTTCTTACCTCACCGAAATTATGCAAAGCTCAACGGCAGAAGTTGAAAAGATTATCCAAAAACGTATCAAAAGTGGCGAAATAAGTGATGCCTCACAGACGAGAAAGGCAGTTGCAGGAAATGGTTTTCAAGGTTTGGTGGCTTATGCCCTAATTTATCTGCAAAATGAAGGCTTGATAAACAAAGACTTAGTAATTACACTAAAACCAAAGAAACACGAACTCATAGAAGATTATGCTACTATTCAGGTAGGAGATGATGTGCAAAAACCAGACGTGGATTTGATGGTTTATCACAGCAAAAAATTAGAAAAAGCACCTGTTTTGATTTTCTCAATGAAAACATCTTTGAGAGAAAGAGCAGGACAAACCTACAAATGGAAACTTCTAATGGATATTGCCACATCAAAAGACTGTATGCAAATCAAACAAAAATACAATTTGAGTTTTGAAGTAAAGGCAGATTTTAGAGTAGGGTTTATCACAACCAATTTTTATGATGAAATCACACAACCCCAACAAATAGGAATGTTGAATTTCTTTGATTTTGTGTATCTTACAAAATCAGGAAAATTCAAATCACCTATCAATGAGTTTTCAAAAATTGTGTCAGACCTCAAAACACTTTACAAATGA
- a CDS encoding NAD(P)-dependent oxidoreductase — protein sequence MSIIALIKEDKIPIDKRVALTPTQCQEVRKLFPSVEIWVEKSPIRCFSDAEYAQAGCRLVEKADLEQADILLGVKEVPIPNLVAEKTYFFFSHTIKMQPYNRNLLREILAKNIRLIDYEVLTDAKGERVIAFGRYAGLVGAYNGLLSYGKKMQLFDLKPAHQCFDMQELKLELEKVKLPAVKIVVTGGGRVSKGAIEMLQMAGIRQVSPQAYLSQHFEEAVFTQLRSQDYHLHKENQPFEAKEFYQHPENFKGDFLKYAHCTDLLIAAAYWNPKAPLLFTKEEMRHSDFKIKVIADVTCDIEGSIPSTHRPSTIAQPNYDYNPTTEKEETAFSRPENITVMAVDNLPCELPRDASRDFGREMIAQVLPHLLGADAEKRVENATIADKGSLLPKFAYLQAYVEGK from the coding sequence ATGAGCATTATCGCCCTTATTAAAGAAGATAAAATTCCGATTGATAAACGGGTAGCCCTCACCCCTACACAGTGCCAAGAGGTACGAAAACTTTTTCCTTCTGTGGAAATTTGGGTAGAAAAAAGCCCAATTCGCTGTTTTTCAGATGCAGAATATGCGCAGGCAGGTTGTAGATTGGTAGAAAAAGCCGATTTAGAGCAGGCAGACATTCTTTTGGGTGTAAAAGAAGTACCCATTCCAAATTTGGTGGCGGAAAAGACCTATTTTTTCTTTTCGCATACTATCAAAATGCAGCCCTATAATAGAAATTTGTTGCGCGAAATTTTGGCAAAAAACATACGCCTGATAGATTACGAAGTGCTGACAGACGCAAAAGGCGAGCGCGTGATAGCTTTTGGAAGGTATGCAGGTTTGGTAGGCGCGTATAATGGTTTGCTTTCCTATGGAAAAAAAATGCAACTTTTTGATTTAAAACCTGCGCACCAATGTTTTGATATGCAGGAATTAAAACTCGAACTCGAAAAAGTGAAACTCCCTGCGGTGAAGATAGTCGTAACGGGCGGCGGCAGAGTCAGTAAAGGCGCAATAGAGATGCTCCAAATGGCAGGCATTAGGCAGGTTAGCCCCCAAGCGTATCTAAGCCAGCACTTTGAAGAAGCCGTTTTTACCCAACTGCGCTCACAAGATTATCACTTGCACAAAGAAAACCAACCCTTTGAGGCGAAAGAATTTTATCAACACCCTGAAAATTTCAAGGGCGATTTTCTAAAATATGCGCATTGCACCGACTTGCTTATCGCTGCCGCTTATTGGAATCCGAAAGCTCCGCTCCTTTTTACAAAGGAGGAAATGCGACATAGTGATTTTAAAATAAAAGTCATTGCAGACGTTACCTGCGATATCGAGGGTTCGATTCCTTCTACACATCGCCCCAGCACGATAGCCCAGCCCAATTACGACTACAATCCGACCACAGAAAAAGAGGAAACTGCCTTTTCGCGCCCAGAAAATATTACCGTTATGGCGGTAGATAACCTGCCTTGCGAACTACCACGTGATGCTTCACGCGATTTTGGTAGGGAAATGATAGCCCAAGTTTTGCCTCACCTTTTGGGTGCAGATGCGGAAAAGCGTGTAGAAAATGCGACTATCGCCGATAAAGGCAGCCTTTTGCCTAAGTTTGCCTACTTGCAGGCGTATGTAGAGGGCAAATAA
- the ppk2 gene encoding polyphosphate kinase 2 — MQFSEEDLALLATPKGVKALLKAKKINLKSIVKTLHYEQSLELLQIELVKMQQWIIKNNIRLAIIFEGRDAAGKGGAILRFTQHLMPRQTRIVALPKPTELERGQWYFQRYIPHLPNPSEMVFFDRSWYNRAVVEPAMGFCTPKAYERFMEQVSEFEHLITEDGIILIKFWFNLSKKEQAKRFEQRAKNPLKQWKLSPVDKQAQEKWDIFTHYREKMLDKTHFKFAPWVVIDADDKEDARLAAIHYVLSQFDYEDKKLEKIDLDLKKDLVSIYHQDLKMHD; from the coding sequence ATGCAATTTAGTGAAGAAGACTTAGCCCTCCTTGCCACACCAAAGGGCGTAAAAGCCCTGCTAAAAGCCAAAAAAATCAACCTCAAATCCATTGTCAAGACGCTGCACTATGAACAAAGTCTTGAACTATTGCAAATAGAACTTGTTAAGATGCAACAGTGGATTATTAAAAACAACATTCGCTTGGCTATTATCTTCGAAGGCAGAGATGCCGCAGGAAAAGGAGGCGCAATTTTGCGCTTTACCCAGCACCTGATGCCACGCCAAACGCGCATTGTAGCCCTGCCCAAACCTACCGAATTAGAGCGCGGACAGTGGTATTTCCAACGCTACATTCCGCACCTACCCAACCCTTCGGAAATGGTCTTTTTTGATAGAAGTTGGTACAATAGGGCAGTGGTAGAGCCAGCTATGGGCTTTTGTACGCCCAAAGCCTATGAACGTTTTATGGAACAAGTTTCTGAATTTGAACATCTTATTACCGAAGATGGCATTATTCTTATCAAATTTTGGTTTAATTTGAGCAAAAAAGAACAAGCCAAACGTTTCGAGCAGCGTGCCAAAAATCCGCTCAAACAGTGGAAATTAAGCCCTGTGGATAAGCAAGCACAAGAAAAGTGGGATATTTTTACGCATTATCGCGAAAAAATGCTCGACAAGACGCACTTTAAGTTTGCCCCTTGGGTTGTGATTGATGCAGACGACAAAGAGGACGCGCGTTTGGCAGCGATTCACTACGTATTATCACAATTCGACTATGAAGATAAAAAACTTGAAAAGATAGATTTAGACCTAAAAAAAGACCTTGTTTCTATCTATCATCAAGATTTGAAAATGCACGATTAA
- the nusG gene encoding transcription termination/antitermination protein NusG: MSKKNTDTTTSQSKEKNAAQEEKREPRLEWYLLRVVSGQERSVKLYLEKEVNINKLGEYIAQVVAPTEKTFQHRRLKDGKVKKVVVEKNTLPGYVLVQTNLGLSNAGELIHLITNVPGVINFLRVDGEAITDMPKPMRESEVRKILGRLEAAEETTATADDLHFVVGESVKVMEGPFASMNGIVEKVYEDKKKLKVSFKIFGSRQQPIELGYLQVEKVKFTESEDTE, encoded by the coding sequence ATGAGCAAAAAAAATACCGACACAACAACCTCGCAGAGCAAAGAAAAAAATGCCGCACAAGAGGAAAAACGCGAACCACGCTTGGAGTGGTATCTGCTTAGAGTGGTAAGCGGACAGGAACGCAGTGTCAAGCTCTACCTCGAAAAGGAAGTGAATATCAATAAGTTGGGTGAGTATATTGCGCAGGTGGTAGCTCCTACTGAAAAGACTTTCCAACACCGTAGGCTCAAAGATGGCAAGGTAAAGAAAGTAGTCGTAGAAAAGAATACCCTCCCCGGATATGTCTTAGTTCAGACCAACTTAGGACTCTCTAATGCAGGTGAGCTTATTCACCTTATTACAAACGTACCCGGCGTTATCAATTTTTTGCGTGTAGATGGTGAAGCCATTACCGATATGCCCAAGCCTATGCGCGAAAGCGAAGTTAGGAAAATATTGGGCAGGTTAGAAGCCGCCGAAGAAACTACCGCTACCGCAGACGACCTTCACTTTGTCGTAGGGGAGTCGGTCAAGGTGATGGAAGGTCCTTTTGCCTCTATGAACGGCATTGTAGAAAAGGTCTATGAAGATAAAAAGAAACTCAAAGTGAGCTTCAAAATCTTCGGAAGCCGCCAGCAGCCTATCGAACTAGGCTATTTGCAGGTAGAAAAAGTGAAATTTACAGAAAGCGAAGATACAGAATAA
- the rplJ gene encoding 50S ribosomal protein L10 encodes MTKEEKIQLVDELTEKLSGTTYFYITDTAGLSVAQINAFRRLCFEKGISYQVVKNSLIKKALERLDVDYAPVYDHLKGSSGIMFGSEVGKAPAEVIKEFRKKFNSEKPLFKAASIDSSLFIGEKNLETLATLKSREELIGEVVMLIQSPARRVVGAIKSGGGRVAAMVKGIAEKAS; translated from the coding sequence ATGACTAAAGAAGAAAAAATACAACTCGTTGATGAGCTGACCGAAAAACTTTCGGGTACTACCTACTTTTATATCACAGACACTGCGGGCTTGAGTGTTGCACAAATCAATGCCTTCCGCCGTCTTTGCTTTGAAAAAGGCATTAGCTATCAGGTAGTAAAAAACTCCCTCATCAAAAAAGCCTTAGAACGCTTAGACGTAGATTACGCACCCGTCTATGACCACTTGAAAGGCTCATCTGGTATCATGTTTGGCTCGGAAGTGGGCAAAGCACCTGCCGAAGTCATCAAGGAGTTCCGCAAGAAATTCAACTCTGAAAAGCCCCTCTTTAAAGCGGCTTCCATCGATTCTTCACTCTTTATCGGAGAGAAGAACTTGGAAACCTTGGCTACCCTCAAATCTCGCGAAGAGCTTATCGGCGAAGTGGTTATGCTTATCCAATCGCCTGCACGTCGCGTAGTGGGAGCTATCAAAAGTGGTGGCGGCAGAGTGGCGGCTATGGTTAAGGGTATTGCTGAAAAAGCAAGCTAA
- the rplK gene encoding 50S ribosomal protein L11, which translates to MAKEIKAYVKVQAKGGQANPSPPLGPALGSKGINIMEFCKQFNARTQDRMGQLLPVIITLYADKSFDFVIKTPPAPNLLMEAAKIKGGSAVPNRDKVGSVTWEQVQQIAEIKMPDLNAFTLESAMKMVAGTARSMGINVTGKAPWEN; encoded by the coding sequence ATGGCAAAAGAAATCAAAGCATACGTAAAAGTGCAGGCTAAAGGTGGTCAGGCAAACCCTTCGCCGCCGTTAGGTCCCGCACTCGGCTCGAAAGGTATCAACATCATGGAGTTCTGCAAGCAGTTCAACGCTCGCACGCAGGATAGAATGGGACAGCTTCTGCCTGTTATCATTACCCTTTATGCTGATAAATCTTTCGATTTTGTTATCAAAACGCCTCCCGCTCCAAACCTATTGATGGAAGCGGCAAAAATCAAAGGTGGCTCTGCCGTTCCAAATCGCGACAAAGTAGGAAGCGTAACTTGGGAACAAGTGCAGCAGATTGCCGAAATTAAAATGCCTGACTTGAACGCCTTTACCCTCGAATCGGCTATGAAAATGGTAGCAGGTACGGCGCGTAGTATGGGTATCAACGTTACGGGCAAAGCACCTTGGGAAAACTAA
- a CDS encoding DUF4837 family protein, producing the protein MITAISSFLKSKTFGLALLLLLLATFTACEDASKKYKNLIPKASGSRSEIVLLMDAGKWKGDLGLQVREVLMDPLQGVIHNEPRFKLIKVDPTSGSDFLTTHHSVLVVLALDSKSAQSEAIKKYFSPQAIEQVMRDSVAYFIYKKDEFAKGQNLFFICGKNDKQIAKSLKENRLKIREVFEASERKRVLALNLKGGKDEKLMEKYQNQHDFKIQIPLGYLEAQNHKKDDLGFILLRNLDPLGDRNLIISYRPYTSKAQFEPDSILAWRDWIGKTFIKDPEHGSYMESQADMLAPFYQEINRNGNYSREMRALWRLSSRTAGGPFISHTFVDEKRNRIFYVEGFVEAPQRLEKRELIRDVESLIWSLQPL; encoded by the coding sequence ATGATTACTGCAATTTCTTCTTTTTTAAAGTCAAAAACATTTGGATTGGCACTGCTGCTTCTCCTTTTGGCTACCTTTACCGCTTGCGAAGATGCGAGCAAAAAATATAAAAATCTCATACCCAAAGCCAGCGGCAGCCGCAGCGAGATAGTGCTGCTCATGGACGCAGGTAAGTGGAAAGGCGATTTGGGCTTACAAGTCCGCGAAGTGCTAATGGACCCGCTGCAAGGGGTTATTCACAACGAGCCACGCTTCAAACTCATCAAAGTAGACCCTACTTCGGGTAGCGATTTCCTAACCACTCACCATTCTGTCTTGGTTGTGTTGGCATTAGATAGCAAGTCGGCACAAAGCGAAGCCATCAAAAAATACTTTTCGCCCCAAGCCATCGAGCAGGTCATGCGCGATAGTGTGGCATATTTTATCTACAAAAAAGACGAGTTTGCGAAAGGACAAAACCTATTTTTTATCTGTGGTAAAAATGACAAACAAATTGCTAAAAGTTTGAAAGAAAACAGGCTCAAAATCCGCGAAGTCTTTGAAGCCTCCGAGCGAAAGCGCGTTTTGGCACTAAACCTAAAAGGAGGAAAAGACGAAAAACTTATGGAAAAGTATCAAAATCAACATGATTTTAAAATACAAATTCCGCTGGGCTATTTAGAAGCACAAAATCACAAAAAAGACGACCTTGGTTTTATCCTACTTCGCAATTTAGACCCTTTGGGCGATAGAAACCTTATCATTTCTTACCGCCCTTATACTTCTAAGGCACAATTTGAACCCGATAGCATCTTGGCATGGCGCGATTGGATAGGCAAGACCTTCATCAAAGACCCCGAACATGGCTCTTATATGGAAAGTCAAGCCGATATGCTTGCGCCTTTTTACCAAGAAATCAATCGAAATGGAAATTATAGTAGAGAAATGCGTGCGCTTTGGCGATTGAGTTCGCGCACCGCAGGTGGTCCCTTTATTTCGCATACCTTTGTAGATGAAAAACGAAATCGCATTTTTTACGTTGAAGGTTTTGTAGAAGCCCCACAAAGACTCGAAAAACGCGAATTGATACGTGATGTAGAGTCGCTCATTTGGAGTTTGCAACCCCTTTAA
- the rplL gene encoding 50S ribosomal protein L7/L12, with amino-acid sequence MADLNAIAEQLVNLTVKEANELADILKEQYGIEPAGGGAIMMAGPAAGGEAAAAEQTEFDVILKSGGAAKLAVVKLVKDLTGLSLTDAKKLVDEAPKPIKEKVSKAEAEDLAAKLKEAGAEVEVK; translated from the coding sequence ATGGCTGACTTGAATGCTATCGCTGAACAACTTGTAAATCTTACCGTTAAAGAAGCTAACGAACTTGCTGACATCTTGAAAGAACAATACGGCATCGAGCCTGCGGGTGGTGGTGCTATCATGATGGCGGGTCCTGCTGCGGGTGGCGAGGCTGCTGCTGCTGAACAGACCGAGTTCGACGTTATCTTGAAGTCAGGTGGTGCTGCTAAATTGGCAGTTGTAAAACTTGTAAAAGACCTTACTGGTTTGAGCCTCACTGACGCTAAGAAATTAGTTGACGAAGCTCCTAAGCCTATCAAAGAAAAAGTAAGCAAAGCCGAAGCTGAAGACTTAGCGGCTAAGTTGAAAGAAGCTGGTGCAGAAGTAGAAGTGAAGTAA
- a CDS encoding tetratricopeptide repeat protein encodes MKKMVKKYMKIYTKICILGLICLLLLACQPALKKDINQARQWLSEQKYEEVVKLLSKTAKDHAKQPDVFNMRGVAYLELGKFKEAQADFEKAITLNEKDYRYFFNLGNLHQKQKNYTLAVENYEKALKLDNSVYEIHHNSGVVLLALQRNAEALAVLNRAIDLQASDANLYLTRSEAAAKMNQNEQAKHDLEKAILLEPTLGTAHLRLAVLQLSLSKGKASEDVCLHLQKAKENGFEAQAQALLNEHCK; translated from the coding sequence ATGAAAAAAATGGTGAAAAAATACATGAAAATTTATACGAAAATTTGTATTTTGGGTCTGATATGCCTGCTGCTGCTCGCTTGTCAGCCTGCTTTAAAAAAGGACATCAATCAGGCGCGTCAGTGGCTTTCCGAACAGAAATATGAGGAGGTGGTTAAATTATTGAGCAAAACAGCAAAAGACCATGCCAAACAGCCCGACGTATTTAATATGCGCGGCGTAGCCTACCTCGAATTGGGCAAGTTTAAAGAAGCCCAAGCCGATTTTGAGAAAGCCATTACACTAAACGAAAAAGACTACCGTTATTTCTTCAACTTAGGCAATCTTCATCAGAAGCAAAAAAATTATACCCTTGCCGTAGAAAATTATGAAAAGGCTTTGAAATTAGATAATAGCGTATATGAAATTCACCACAATAGCGGCGTTGTCTTATTAGCTTTGCAACGAAACGCCGAAGCCTTAGCCGTTTTGAATCGCGCCATCGACTTACAAGCCAGCGACGCAAATCTCTACCTCACGCGCAGCGAAGCCGCCGCCAAGATGAATCAGAACGAACAAGCAAAGCACGATTTGGAAAAGGCGATTTTATTAGAGCCTACTTTGGGAACGGCACATTTGCGTTTAGCGGTCTTGCAGCTTTCTCTTTCCAAAGGCAAAGCAAGCGAAGATGTTTGCCTACATTTGCAAAAGGCAAAGGAAAATGGCTTCGAGGCACAGGCACAAGCCCTATTGAATGAACATTGTAAGTAA
- the secE gene encoding preprotein translocase subunit SecE encodes MNRFIEFLKESRTEMLEHVTWSKYADLQRTSVVVLVATLIFALVIKGMDMSFQAGVAALYDLF; translated from the coding sequence ATGAACCGTTTTATCGAGTTTTTGAAAGAAAGCCGTACCGAAATGTTAGAACACGTTACCTGGTCTAAATATGCAGATTTGCAGCGCACCTCGGTAGTGGTTTTAGTCGCTACTCTGATTTTTGCACTTGTCATCAAGGGCATGGATATGAGTTTTCAAGCAGGCGTTGCCGCCCTTTACGACCTTTTCTAA
- a CDS encoding tetratricopeptide repeat protein — protein MTRKEEILDRLFTLLKNARQETRAEVIINQIWQIWLDSGDASLNLMMKEGNEALTAGNYNDAIKIFTEALLYKDSYAEAWNKRATAYFLRGNYKQALEDIKETLKREPRHFGAMAGAAHIYATISDMAALLGSLESLYEINPSYPNLAQNINTLKRKLGRS, from the coding sequence ATGACACGAAAAGAAGAAATCTTAGACCGCCTCTTTACCCTGCTCAAAAACGCTCGCCAAGAAACTCGCGCCGAAGTGATTATCAATCAGATTTGGCAAATTTGGCTCGATAGCGGAGATGCCTCTCTCAATTTGATGATGAAAGAAGGCAATGAAGCCCTCACTGCGGGCAACTACAATGATGCCATCAAAATTTTTACCGAAGCCCTGCTCTACAAAGATTCCTACGCCGAAGCCTGGAACAAACGCGCCACCGCCTATTTTTTAAGGGGCAATTACAAACAAGCTCTCGAAGACATCAAAGAAACCCTCAAACGCGAACCGCGTCATTTCGGGGCTATGGCAGGAGCGGCACACATCTACGCCACCATCAGCGATATGGCAGCTCTTTTGGGTTCGCTCGAAAGTTTGTATGAAATCAATCCCTCGTATCCCAATTTGGCACAAAATATCAACACTTTGAAGCGAAAATTGGGACGCTCTTAG
- the rplA gene encoding 50S ribosomal protein L1, with protein sequence MARLTKKRKEALAKYNPQQEYSLEQAAEIVKQISLTKFDASVDVDVRLGVDPRKADQMVRGVVTLPHGTGKQVRVLALVTPDKEAEAKAAGADHVGLDDYIQKIEGGWTDIDVIITMPTVMAKVGKLGRVLGPRGLMPNPKAGTVTMDVAKAVTEVKAGKIDFRVDKTGIVHTSIGKSSFSPAQLKENVEELLQTLVRLKPSSAKGTYFKSIHLTTTMSPSVKVDKNSIKGL encoded by the coding sequence ATGGCAAGATTAACCAAAAAACGCAAAGAAGCGTTAGCAAAATACAACCCTCAACAGGAGTATAGCCTCGAACAGGCTGCCGAAATTGTAAAACAAATCAGCCTGACAAAGTTCGATGCCTCTGTTGATGTGGATGTGCGTTTAGGCGTAGACCCACGCAAAGCCGACCAGATGGTGCGCGGCGTTGTAACCCTCCCACACGGAACAGGTAAGCAAGTGCGCGTATTAGCCCTCGTTACGCCTGATAAAGAAGCAGAGGCGAAAGCAGCAGGCGCAGACCATGTAGGTTTAGACGATTATATCCAAAAAATCGAAGGCGGCTGGACGGATATCGATGTCATCATCACGATGCCTACCGTAATGGCAAAAGTAGGTAAGTTGGGACGTGTCTTAGGTCCGCGCGGCTTGATGCCAAACCCTAAGGCAGGTACAGTAACGATGGACGTAGCCAAAGCCGTTACAGAAGTAAAGGCAGGTAAAATCGACTTCCGCGTTGATAAGACGGGTATCGTACACACCTCCATCGGTAAGTCTTCTTTCAGCCCTGCACAGTTGAAAGAAAACGTAGAGGAGCTATTGCAAACTTTGGTTCGCTTGAAGCCTTCTTCTGCAAAAGGTACTTACTTCAAAAGCATTCACCTTACTACTACCATGAGTCCGTCTGTGAAAGTAGACAAAAACTCTATCAAGGGTCTTTAA
- a CDS encoding DUF2268 domain-containing putative Zn-dependent protease (predicted Zn-dependent protease with a strongly conserved HExxH motif), with product MSFFWVGFWFFILTACQSDTEKIPDVSNIPVEVRIERADLALMKDKSEAEILAYLQANPDLTEKGLHLYEMEDVKALHLLAQSPFIDTMMQNVERVYQPDTIQKIENDLKFFFQLVKYYYPEFHVPKIYGMVSGYGTDLVMTDSLVVVGLEFFLGDRQAYYRPPVEKIPNYIWRRYDIHYIPVHLAREVSRLFNALDKGDDNTLMSQMIWAGKAHYFMEKVLPKMSEAQVIGYTEQELATCYENLPSIWGFFVEKNLFFEKQQLLKRKFVDEAPFIAEMGQQVPGRVGQWLGWQIVRAYMKNHPEVSLQDLMKEQDYAKIFNDSKFKPQNR from the coding sequence ATGTCTTTCTTTTGGGTAGGATTTTGGTTTTTTATCCTAACGGCTTGCCAATCCGATACAGAAAAAATACCCGACGTTTCGAATATCCCCGTAGAGGTTCGAATTGAAAGGGCAGATTTGGCATTGATGAAGGATAAAAGCGAGGCTGAAATTTTGGCTTATTTGCAGGCAAATCCTGATTTGACAGAAAAAGGGCTGCACCTTTACGAAATGGAAGATGTCAAAGCCTTGCACCTTTTGGCGCAATCGCCTTTTATCGATACGATGATGCAAAATGTAGAGCGTGTTTATCAACCTGATACCATTCAAAAAATTGAAAATGATTTAAAATTCTTTTTCCAACTTGTAAAATACTATTATCCTGAATTTCATGTCCCCAAAATATACGGCATGGTATCGGGTTATGGCACTGATTTGGTCATGACCGATAGCTTGGTTGTAGTGGGTTTGGAGTTTTTCTTGGGCGATAGGCAGGCTTATTACCGTCCGCCTGTGGAAAAAATACCCAACTATATTTGGCGCAGGTACGATATTCACTATATTCCTGTGCATTTGGCGCGTGAGGTTTCGCGTCTTTTCAATGCCTTAGACAAAGGCGACGACAATACTTTGATGAGCCAGATGATTTGGGCAGGAAAGGCGCATTATTTCATGGAAAAGGTTTTGCCCAAGATGAGCGAGGCGCAGGTAATAGGTTATACGGAACAAGAGTTAGCCACTTGTTACGAAAATTTGCCTTCTATTTGGGGCTTTTTTGTAGAAAAAAATCTATTTTTTGAAAAACAGCAACTTTTAAAGCGAAAATTTGTAGATGAAGCTCCCTTTATCGCTGAAATGGGGCAGCAGGTGCCAGGGCGCGTAGGGCAGTGGTTGGGTTGGCAAATTGTGCGTGCCTACATGAAAAATCACCCCGAAGTTTCGCTGCAAGATTTGATGAAAGAGCAAGATTATGCTAAAATTTTTAATGATTCTAAGTTTAAGCCGCAAAATAGATAA